The Gloeocapsa sp. DLM2.Bin57 genome has a window encoding:
- a CDS encoding serine/threonine protein kinase, which produces MSFCLNPPCPKPDNPDTNKFCHGCGSKLAESSQSYDFDHYRIIKLLGEGGFGRTYLAEDIELFNKKVVIKKLLSSQGNNPKIIELFTREAEQLFKLSHSQIPQVYRYFSKDNNFYL; this is translated from the coding sequence ATGTCTTTTTGTCTGAATCCCCCTTGTCCAAAACCAGACAACCCTGATACTAATAAATTCTGTCACGGTTGTGGTAGCAAGTTAGCCGAAAGTAGCCAGAGTTATGACTTTGACCATTATCGCATCATCAAACTACTCGGAGAAGGAGGATTTGGACGTACCTATCTAGCTGAGGATATAGAATTATTCAATAAGAAAGTGGTTATTAAAAAACTACTCAGTAGTCAAGGTAATAACCCTAAAATTATCGAACTCTTTACTAGAGAAGCAGAACAACTATTTAAACTCTCTCATTCACAGATTCCCCAAGTCTATCGTTACTTTAGCAAAGATAATAACTTTTACCTGAT
- a CDS encoding GntR family transcriptional regulator: MFRLQIQLDNEISISQQLFEQIQFAIASRHYTPGQRLPSTRQLAQQLNIHRNTVSRVYQLLETQGLVELKQGSGIYVKNPAKQLNYVNQSISETIDNLLKEGFNLNEIKEQFTQQIDYRLACLETIIVTTPESDLEAGELICQELTTVLNREIQLISLEKLATYLRKKTLATVITSRYFLQQITEILKYIPSSLLIVDIYNFHKELAIIKQLPTGIYLGLVSLSKGTLDIAEKIIKSVRGEEIIIISAQSKQQEKLNRLVKSSQIIISDRPSSKYLESALAITREELRSFPRLIWIENYISQDSLEFLQKLFP, encoded by the coding sequence ATGTTTCGTTTACAAATTCAATTAGATAACGAGATTTCTATCTCTCAACAACTATTTGAACAAATTCAATTCGCGATCGCTTCTCGTCATTATACACCTGGACAACGTTTACCGAGTACTCGACAATTAGCCCAACAATTAAATATTCATCGCAATACCGTTAGTAGAGTTTACCAACTATTAGAAACTCAAGGGTTAGTTGAATTAAAACAAGGTTCAGGAATCTACGTCAAAAACCCAGCTAAACAGCTAAATTATGTTAATCAAAGTATCTCGGAGACTATCGATAATTTATTGAAAGAAGGTTTTAATTTAAATGAAATAAAAGAACAATTTACTCAACAAATAGACTATCGTTTAGCTTGTTTAGAAACCATTATTGTAACTACTCCCGAATCAGATTTAGAAGCGGGAGAGTTAATCTGTCAAGAATTAACCACAGTTTTAAACAGGGAAATACAATTAATATCTTTAGAAAAATTAGCTACTTACTTAAGAAAAAAAACTTTAGCAACAGTGATAACTAGTCGCTATTTTCTTCAGCAAATCACAGAAATACTTAAATACATTCCCTCTAGTTTATTGATAGTAGATATCTATAATTTTCACAAAGAATTAGCCATAATTAAACAACTCCCAACAGGAATTTATCTAGGTTTAGTAAGTTTAAGTAAAGGAACTTTAGACATAGCCGAAAAGATAATTAAATCTGTACGTGGAGAAGAAATAATCATTATTAGTGCGCAATCTAAACAGCAAGAGAAATTAAATCGTTTAGTCAAATCTAGTCAAATAATTATCAGCGATCGCCCTAGTAGCAAATATCTAGAATCAGCCTTAGCTATAACTAGAGAAGAATTAAGAAGTTTTCCCCGTCTCATCTGGATTGAAAACTATATTAGTCAAGATTCTTTAGAATTTTTACAAAAATTATTTCCTTAA